The Streptomyces collinus DNA segment TCGAGAAGCCGGACCTGGTCCTCACCGACACGCAAGGCAAGAAGTACGACCTCCGCAAGGAGACGGCGGGCAAGCCCACGCTGATCTACTTCGGCTACACCCACTGCCCGGACGTCTGCCCGCTGACGATGAGCAACATCGCCGTCGCCAAGAAGCAGCTGCCCAAGGCCGAGCAGGACGAGCTGCGCGTGGTGTTCGTCACCACCGACCCCAAGCGCGACACCTCGGCCGAACTCGGCAAGTGGCTCAAGGGCATCGACCCCAGCTTCGTCGGCCTCACCGGCGACTTCGCGACCATCCAGGCCGGCGCCCGCACCCTCGGCATCTCCATCGAGCCGACCAAGAAGGACAAGAACGGCAAGCTCGTCTC contains these protein-coding regions:
- a CDS encoding SCO family protein codes for the protein MRTKTFAAAALLAAASLTLTACGSGDDGNKPVAVVSEEAGTDKAATVLDKPFEKPDLVLTDTQGKKYDLRKETAGKPTLIYFGYTHCPDVCPLTMSNIAVAKKQLPKAEQDELRVVFVTTDPKRDTSAELGKWLKGIDPSFVGLTGDFATIQAGARTLGISIEPTKKDKNGKLVSEHGTQVIAFSPKTDGGYVLYGEDAKVDDYTKDLPKIVKGENP